In Lewinellaceae bacterium, a single window of DNA contains:
- a CDS encoding glucose 1-dehydrogenase — translation MRLENRVALITGGSSGIGLETALLFAKEGAKVVVADINDEGGQQTVARIKAQGGEAAYCHADVSKAADCEKMVAFAEKAFGKLTVLFNNAGIMHNDDGDAVGTEETIWDLTMNVNVKGVFFGCKYGVPALRRAGGGSIINTASFVAHLGAATPQLAYTASKGAVLAMSRELAIIHARENIRVNALCPGPLRTDLLMNFLNTEEKKQRRLVHIPMGRFGEAREMASAALFLASDESSYMTGAEFLVDGGITAAYVTPE, via the coding sequence ATGCGTTTAGAAAACAGAGTCGCCCTCATCACCGGGGGCAGCAGCGGAATCGGCCTGGAAACGGCCCTGCTCTTTGCTAAAGAAGGCGCCAAGGTCGTCGTCGCTGACATCAATGACGAGGGCGGGCAGCAAACCGTAGCCCGCATCAAAGCGCAGGGCGGAGAGGCCGCTTACTGCCACGCCGACGTTTCCAAAGCCGCCGACTGCGAAAAGATGGTGGCTTTCGCCGAAAAGGCCTTTGGCAAGTTGACCGTCCTCTTCAACAATGCCGGCATCATGCACAACGACGACGGCGATGCCGTCGGCACTGAAGAAACCATCTGGGACCTGACGATGAATGTCAACGTCAAGGGGGTATTTTTCGGGTGTAAATATGGCGTTCCAGCCCTGCGGCGGGCGGGCGGCGGCTCCATCATCAACACGGCCTCCTTCGTGGCGCACCTGGGCGCCGCTACGCCACAGCTCGCCTACACGGCCAGCAAGGGCGCCGTGCTGGCCATGAGCCGCGAGCTGGCCATCATCCACGCCCGGGAGAACATCCGGGTGAACGCGCTGTGCCCGGGGCCGTTGCGCACCGACCTCCTTATGAATTTCCTGAATACCGAAGAAAAAAAACAACGCCGCCTGGTGCACATCCCTATGGGCCGCTTTGGGGAAGCCCGGGAAATGGCCTCCGCAGCCTTGTTTCTCGCCTCGGATGAGTCGTCCTACATGACCGGAGCCGAGTTCCTGGTGGACGGTGGCATTACCGCGGCCTATGTCACGCCAGAATGA
- a CDS encoding RagB/SusD family nutrient uptake outer membrane protein: protein MKKYLLYLLLPLLLAAVSCDQNIPNPNAATDEQILNSSEGLIGMINGMKYRYTAGGASGLYAGISANGLTTGELVVLNAGNAELAQLGNGFDNVSPSNSVITNLWTNLNLIRSDAQKILENAPNVIADAETRNGVLAYANFFNALAVGTMAQFWEQVTLTTEFDAQFSSRTAALEEAVRLLGQASSQLNGPLSGAIISAVGEDIDLVNAVKALTARYNLMLGNLDAAFAAANSVNLSSQSVLRFDNVTPNPVFRSSLITQNVYDVNADFGLSGQLAPDPADGRIAFYLTPNDDSGKGFFTSDAAPVPVYLPGEMLLIKAEVNARQDKLGDAVTELNKVLTKTDDAFGVNAGLPMYSGSMSKDAILQEIFRNRCIELFMSGMKLEDSRRFGRPGPTDANPERNRNFYPYPNVERDNNPGNTPTDPPV from the coding sequence ATCAAAAAATATCTTTTATACCTTCTGCTGCCGCTTTTGCTGGCAGCGGTTTCCTGCGATCAGAATATCCCTAACCCCAATGCGGCGACGGACGAGCAAATCCTGAACTCTTCCGAAGGGCTGATCGGCATGATCAACGGCATGAAATACCGCTACACCGCCGGCGGCGCCAGTGGTTTGTACGCCGGCATTTCCGCCAATGGCCTGACGACGGGCGAGCTGGTCGTGCTCAATGCGGGCAACGCCGAGCTGGCCCAGCTGGGCAACGGTTTCGACAACGTGTCGCCCAGCAACAGCGTGATCACCAACCTGTGGACCAACCTGAACCTCATCCGTTCCGATGCTCAGAAAATTCTCGAAAACGCGCCCAACGTTATCGCTGACGCCGAAACGAGAAACGGTGTTTTAGCCTATGCCAATTTCTTCAACGCCCTGGCGGTGGGCACCATGGCGCAGTTCTGGGAGCAAGTGACGCTTACCACAGAATTCGACGCTCAATTTTCCTCCCGCACTGCCGCGCTGGAAGAAGCCGTCCGCCTGTTGGGCCAGGCCTCTTCTCAACTGAACGGCCCCTTGTCCGGCGCCATCATTTCCGCTGTCGGAGAAGACATCGACCTGGTTAACGCCGTGAAGGCGCTCACTGCCCGCTACAACCTCATGCTGGGCAATCTCGATGCCGCTTTTGCTGCCGCCAACTCCGTGAACCTGTCCTCTCAGTCGGTACTCCGGTTCGATAACGTAACTCCCAACCCGGTTTTCCGGTCTTCCCTGATCACGCAGAACGTTTACGATGTGAATGCAGACTTTGGCCTGAGCGGCCAACTCGCGCCGGACCCCGCCGACGGGCGCATCGCATTCTACCTCACGCCCAATGACGACAGCGGCAAGGGGTTCTTCACCTCCGATGCCGCTCCGGTGCCTGTTTACCTGCCAGGCGAGATGCTGCTGATCAAAGCCGAAGTCAACGCCCGCCAGGACAAATTGGGGGATGCGGTAACGGAACTGAATAAAGTGTTGACCAAAACGGATGACGCTTTTGGCGTCAACGCCGGCCTGCCGATGTATTCTGGCTCCATGAGCAAGGACGCTATATTGCAGGAAATCTTCCGGAACCGCTGCATCGAACTGTTCATGTCGGGCATGAAACTGGAAGACAGCCGCCGTTTCGGCCGGCCCGGCCCGACCGACGCCAACCCGGAGCGCAACCGGAATTTCTACCCCTACCCCAACGTAGAGCGGGACAATAATCCGGGCAATACGCCAACGGATCCGCCGGTTTAA
- a CDS encoding glutamine synthetase: protein MEPKGMLDLQNLKDKVANEEVETVIVAFTDHYGRLVGKRFDAEFFVENAAHEGTHGCDYLLTTDMEMEPVPGYEFANWELGYGDFHLVPDLSTLRLASWLERTALVLCDVVDDKSHQRVSEAPRSILYHQLEQAGEMGYECYAASELEYYLFEDTYRQAFEQHYQNLKPTGWYLEDYHILQGTRTEPFTAAARWHLKHSGVPVENSKGEWGLGQHELNIRYAEALDMADRHVVFKQCLKEIADDMEMSVSFMAKFDAARAGSSCHIHMSLWHDEFNVFTGNKQFGPVEGSDIFRWFLGGWMAHVPDVMPFYAPTVNSYKRFVDASWAPTRLAWSYDNRTAGFRVVGKGPSLRIECRIPGADCNPYLAYAAALASGLDGIRNQIEPPACFSGDVYEAKHLPRVPFTLKEAAGLFEHSEFARQAFGEKVVQHYSHFFRKEVEAYERAVTDWERKRYFERI, encoded by the coding sequence ATGGAGCCCAAAGGCATGCTGGACCTTCAAAACCTAAAAGACAAAGTCGCCAACGAAGAGGTCGAAACCGTCATCGTCGCTTTCACCGACCACTACGGGCGGCTGGTAGGCAAACGCTTTGACGCGGAGTTCTTTGTTGAGAATGCTGCCCATGAAGGCACCCACGGCTGCGATTACCTGCTGACCACCGACATGGAAATGGAGCCCGTGCCCGGTTACGAATTCGCCAACTGGGAACTCGGCTACGGCGACTTTCACCTGGTTCCCGACCTGTCCACCCTGCGCCTGGCCAGTTGGCTGGAGCGCACCGCCCTGGTGCTCTGCGATGTGGTGGATGACAAGAGCCACCAAAGGGTGAGCGAGGCGCCGCGTTCCATCCTGTACCACCAACTGGAACAGGCAGGGGAGATGGGCTACGAATGCTATGCCGCCTCCGAACTGGAATACTATCTTTTTGAAGACACCTACCGCCAGGCTTTCGAGCAACACTATCAGAACCTGAAACCCACCGGCTGGTATCTCGAGGATTACCATATTTTGCAGGGCACCCGAACCGAGCCGTTCACCGCCGCCGCCCGCTGGCACCTCAAACATTCCGGCGTGCCGGTCGAGAACTCCAAGGGGGAGTGGGGGCTGGGGCAACACGAGCTCAACATCCGCTACGCCGAAGCCCTGGACATGGCCGACCGGCATGTCGTTTTCAAACAATGCCTCAAGGAAATCGCCGACGACATGGAAATGTCGGTCTCCTTCATGGCCAAGTTCGATGCCGCCCGGGCGGGCTCAAGCTGCCACATACACATGAGCCTCTGGCACGACGAGTTCAACGTCTTTACCGGCAACAAGCAATTTGGCCCGGTGGAAGGCTCCGATATCTTCCGGTGGTTCCTCGGCGGATGGATGGCCCACGTGCCCGACGTCATGCCCTTTTACGCGCCCACCGTCAATTCCTACAAGCGCTTCGTCGACGCCTCCTGGGCGCCCACCCGCCTGGCCTGGAGCTACGACAACCGCACGGCGGGCTTCAGAGTGGTGGGCAAAGGGCCGAGCCTGCGCATCGAGTGCCGCATCCCCGGCGCCGATTGCAACCCCTACCTGGCCTACGCTGCCGCCCTGGCCTCCGGCCTGGACGGCATCCGCAACCAGATCGAACCGCCGGCCTGTTTTTCCGGAGATGTCTACGAGGCCAAACACCTTCCTCGCGTACCTTTCACGCTTAAGGAGGCGGCCGGCCTGTTCGAACACAGCGAATTTGCCCGGCAGGCGTTTGGGGAAAAGGTGGTGCAACACTACAGCCACTTCTTCCGAAAAGAGGTAGAGGCCTACGAAAGGGCCGTCACGGATTGGGAAAGGAAAAGGTATTTTGAAAGGATATAA
- a CDS encoding DeoR/GlpR transcriptional regulator — translation MLKKERQALIMREVNIRNKVLHADLSKKLAVSEDTIRRDLQELADEDKLVKVRGGALSKSFQTNSYRGGEIYKYQEKTAIARKAVPLLSNGMLVLVSGGTTTIELARILPRELEVTFYTPSLLVALQLAEHPNSDTILIGGRISRNAKISTGGEVVSVLRDIRPDLCLIGTNSIDARIGITDSDWEVVDVKKAMIQASEKVGVLAISEKLDNAQKIRIAPINEIDYLITELDPGDPILNPYKLAGLQVI, via the coding sequence ATGCTAAAGAAAGAGCGCCAGGCATTGATCATGAGAGAAGTCAATATCCGCAATAAAGTATTGCATGCCGACCTGAGCAAAAAGCTGGCCGTTTCAGAGGATACCATCCGCAGAGACCTGCAGGAACTGGCCGATGAAGACAAATTGGTAAAAGTCAGGGGAGGGGCCCTGTCAAAATCTTTTCAGACCAACTCCTACCGGGGAGGAGAGATATACAAATACCAGGAGAAGACCGCCATCGCCCGGAAAGCGGTGCCCCTTTTGTCCAATGGCATGTTGGTGCTGGTCAGCGGCGGGACGACCACCATCGAGCTGGCCCGCATCCTGCCGCGCGAACTCGAAGTTACGTTCTATACGCCCAGCTTGCTGGTGGCGCTGCAACTGGCCGAACACCCCAACTCAGACACCATCCTCATCGGCGGCCGCATCTCCCGCAACGCCAAGATCAGCACCGGCGGGGAGGTGGTCAGCGTCCTGCGCGATATCCGGCCCGACCTATGCCTGATCGGCACCAATAGCATCGACGCCAGGATTGGCATTACGGACTCCGACTGGGAGGTAGTCGACGTCAAGAAGGCCATGATTCAGGCCTCGGAGAAAGTTGGCGTTCTGGCCATTTCCGAGAAGCTGGATAACGCCCAGAAAATCAGAATTGCTCCCATCAATGAGATCGATTACTTAATCACCGAACTGGACCCCGGGGATCCGATCCTGAATCCCTATAAATTGGCAGGCCTGCAGGTGATCTGA
- a CDS encoding response regulator transcription factor — translation MIRVGIIDDDPLVREEIAFLLQCHPDEFELAFEAASMGRFFELLHLDERPDIVLLDISLSEQNSLGQIGKLKRLLPEAKIIIITGHTEPELLMEALQNGAQGYFVKSSRPERILDAIRETHKGGTFIEPRMASSLLPFFRAGKTETRPPGLNVPEAMKRLGAELHRREVEVAEGLASGLSYKEIGAAHNIGLNTVRHYVKSLYKKLGVSSKQELVDKLNEVMG, via the coding sequence ATGATCCGAGTAGGTATAATAGACGACGACCCCTTAGTCCGGGAAGAGATTGCTTTTCTCCTGCAATGCCACCCGGATGAATTTGAGCTGGCCTTCGAAGCGGCATCGATGGGCCGGTTCTTTGAATTGCTCCACCTGGATGAAAGGCCGGACATCGTCTTATTGGACATCAGCCTGTCTGAGCAGAACAGCCTCGGCCAGATCGGCAAGTTAAAGCGCTTATTGCCGGAAGCAAAGATCATCATCATCACCGGCCACACGGAGCCGGAGCTGTTGATGGAGGCGCTCCAAAACGGCGCTCAGGGGTATTTTGTAAAAAGCAGCCGGCCGGAGCGCATCCTGGACGCCATTCGGGAAACCCACAAAGGGGGCACCTTTATCGAACCCCGGATGGCCAGCTCGCTGCTGCCCTTTTTCCGGGCCGGGAAAACAGAAACCCGCCCGCCCGGCCTCAATGTTCCGGAGGCGATGAAGCGCCTGGGGGCCGAATTGCACCGCCGGGAAGTAGAAGTGGCGGAGGGCTTGGCCTCGGGATTGTCCTATAAGGAAATTGGCGCCGCCCACAATATCGGCCTCAACACCGTGCGGCATTACGTCAAATCGTTGTACAAAAAGCTGGGCGTTTCCAGCAAGCAGGAGTTGGTCGATAAGTTGAATGAGGTGATGGGTTGA
- the eat gene encoding ethanolamine permease — MPSTEQNQQLQRTLGPLMLWGLGVGYVISGMYFGWNLGLEKGGTLGLAVATAFIIVMYLTFTFSYTELACAIPKAGGAFDYAVRALGKDWGFLGGMAQNIEFVFAPPAIAFAIGAYLNLFVPSIPILAIAVFAYFIFTGLNIYGVQAAASFELAITVIAVIGLLLFAGAALPEFEWKNVTHNALPNGWTGAFAALPFAIWFFLAIEGVANVAEETINPQRNVLIGFGSAILTLVALCLLTFMASVGVGGWETIVFPEPGAAPSDSPLPLAIAHITGPNHLLYTAVAFIGLFGLVASFHGIILAAGRATFEFGRVGYAPALLGKVHPRFKTPANALLANMGVGIVALLTGKTGEIITIACFGALSLYIISMVALLRLRKNEPELERPFKVPLYPWFPIIALVIACIAFLAITIYNLTLAFVYFSLLLVAYVWFRLFYGEKQATE; from the coding sequence ATGCCATCAACAGAACAAAACCAACAACTCCAGCGTACCCTCGGGCCCCTCATGCTCTGGGGGCTGGGCGTCGGCTACGTCATCTCCGGCATGTACTTCGGCTGGAACCTCGGGTTGGAAAAGGGCGGCACCCTGGGGCTGGCGGTGGCCACGGCTTTTATCATCGTCATGTACCTCACCTTTACGTTCAGCTATACGGAACTGGCCTGCGCTATTCCCAAGGCAGGGGGAGCATTCGACTACGCCGTGCGGGCGCTGGGCAAAGACTGGGGCTTCCTCGGCGGCATGGCGCAGAACATCGAGTTCGTCTTCGCGCCGCCGGCCATCGCCTTTGCCATCGGGGCATATCTGAACCTGTTCGTGCCTTCCATTCCCATACTGGCCATCGCCGTATTCGCCTACTTCATCTTTACGGGCCTGAACATTTACGGCGTACAGGCGGCGGCCTCTTTCGAGCTGGCCATTACCGTGATCGCCGTTATCGGGCTGCTCTTGTTTGCCGGCGCCGCTTTGCCTGAATTCGAATGGAAAAACGTGACGCACAATGCCCTTCCCAACGGATGGACAGGCGCCTTTGCCGCCCTGCCCTTCGCCATCTGGTTTTTCCTCGCTATCGAAGGGGTGGCCAATGTGGCCGAGGAAACCATCAACCCGCAGCGCAATGTGCTGATCGGCTTCGGCTCCGCCATTCTCACCCTGGTCGCCCTCTGCCTGCTCACCTTTATGGCCTCGGTCGGCGTGGGAGGATGGGAAACCATCGTTTTTCCGGAACCGGGGGCCGCTCCTTCCGACTCTCCCCTGCCCCTGGCCATAGCTCATATCACTGGCCCGAACCATCTCCTGTACACTGCCGTGGCATTCATCGGCCTTTTTGGCCTGGTGGCTTCCTTCCACGGCATCATCCTCGCCGCCGGGCGCGCCACTTTCGAATTCGGGCGGGTGGGTTACGCCCCGGCCCTGCTGGGAAAGGTGCACCCCAGGTTCAAAACCCCGGCCAACGCCCTGCTCGCCAATATGGGCGTCGGCATCGTCGCCCTGCTGACCGGCAAGACCGGAGAGATCATCACCATCGCCTGTTTTGGCGCCCTCAGCCTGTACATCATTTCCATGGTGGCGCTGCTGCGGCTCCGGAAAAACGAACCGGAGCTGGAACGGCCGTTTAAAGTACCTTTGTACCCCTGGTTCCCGATCATAGCGCTCGTGATCGCCTGCATTGCATTTTTAGCCATCACGATCTACAATCTTACCCTGGCTTTTGTGTATTTTTCGCTCCTGTTAGTGGCCTACGTCTGGTTTCGGCTGTTCTACGGCGAAAAACAGGCAACGGAATAG
- a CDS encoding SusC/RagA family TonB-linked outer membrane protein has product MILKKLAYQTWQRMLFFVALACLLPIMAAAQNIPVVSGTVTDDFGDPLIGAAVTIKGGTSGTVTDLDGNYSLALASGTTSAEVAFSYLSFSTQTKKVDFSSSNLVKLDVQLQPDVAQLDEVVVTGVSSATSRKQLGNAISTVSADDISNTGTGNVLGALSGKVMGALITQNSGDPAGGVSIRLRGASTINGSSDPLYIVDGVIVDNSSQNVINLNADAMGTSFAAGQNRLVDINPNDIERIEVINGAAAAAIYGSLASNGVVQIFTKKGVAGKPKINFSTNVSISELRQRLEFTDFPQRFGYPGSPRLFTAGDRLTMIADLRSAADKAANPGTGPSALGGPLVENQYPVTRYDYQDNIFQTAMGTDNYLSVSGGTETTKYYGSISYSKNEGIIRNTDFQRYGAKLRVDQNLASWAKMSVGLNYTNSSSRDLPNGNNFFSPISTMIIIDNVWDVTERDEVGNLLHVEPVRMNPLSVIEEFDITQNTNRFIGDLQFSLFPVKGLTLKYVLGLDVYNLRGNTYQPRVPYTGVSAAFFPDGYVSIANSNIFKINNDFTANYTANLNDNIESTTTAGVSIWYDRSDFSSAEGRDLAPFVTTLSAATNLFTNPRESISEATINGYFLQQSFGFNDFLYLTFAGRIDGSSRFGENERNQFYPKASASVVLSELDFWKNASISNNWNAFKLRFSYGQAGNLTGIGAFSRFTNYSTLGYLGRSAIVPNAALGNPGIRPEQQTEIEFGADLGFLKNRLGLSVTYYKQDITDLLLNRNLAPSSGGASIIENIGEMTNRGLELMLNANPVHTKDFDWNVSVAYNTFKNEVNGIGGGRAGILLRGGGGTQSAIDGEPLGVFFGVQYARNPDGTLLLRPVETANGVTMLPQVARGDDVTGELQFDADGQPSGTPVRTILGDPNPDWTGSVLNEFRYKRFGMRVLFDAIWGFDVWNWNKITSNNVGAGPMADQELRGELPRGWVAAVGGFIGPRIQEEHVEDGSFVKLREIGFSYNVGKVGNIFSGLTIQLLGRNLVSFDDYTGYDPETNSAGQSSVVRGDDFGNVPIPRTIQFGVNASF; this is encoded by the coding sequence ATGATCCTTAAAAAATTAGCTTACCAGACTTGGCAACGAATGCTCTTTTTCGTTGCATTGGCCTGCTTGCTGCCCATTATGGCAGCGGCCCAAAACATACCAGTCGTTTCTGGTACGGTAACAGATGATTTTGGAGACCCCCTGATCGGCGCAGCCGTCACCATTAAAGGAGGAACTTCCGGAACGGTTACGGATTTGGATGGCAATTATTCTCTGGCGCTGGCAAGTGGAACGACTTCCGCAGAGGTTGCGTTTTCCTACTTAAGTTTTTCCACTCAAACGAAAAAGGTAGATTTCAGCAGCTCCAATTTGGTGAAACTGGACGTGCAACTGCAGCCAGACGTAGCTCAGTTGGATGAAGTAGTCGTAACCGGTGTTTCCTCGGCTACCAGCCGGAAACAACTGGGCAACGCCATCTCCACGGTGAGTGCGGATGACATCAGCAATACCGGCACCGGCAACGTCCTGGGCGCCCTTTCCGGCAAAGTGATGGGCGCGCTGATTACCCAGAACAGCGGCGACCCGGCCGGGGGAGTGTCTATTCGCCTCCGGGGCGCCAGCACCATCAACGGCTCGTCCGACCCGCTTTACATTGTGGATGGGGTGATCGTGGACAACAGCTCCCAGAACGTGATCAACCTCAATGCGGATGCCATGGGCACCAGCTTCGCCGCCGGCCAGAACCGCCTGGTCGACATCAACCCGAATGACATCGAGCGGATCGAGGTCATCAACGGAGCCGCCGCAGCTGCCATCTACGGCTCTTTGGCCAGCAACGGCGTCGTGCAGATTTTTACCAAAAAAGGGGTGGCCGGCAAACCCAAGATCAACTTCTCCACCAATGTGTCCATCAGCGAGTTGCGCCAGCGCCTGGAGTTCACCGATTTCCCGCAACGATTCGGCTATCCGGGCAGCCCCCGCCTCTTTACCGCCGGAGACCGCCTCACCATGATCGCCGACCTGCGCAGCGCTGCCGACAAAGCAGCCAACCCGGGCACCGGCCCGTCTGCCCTGGGAGGGCCGCTGGTGGAAAACCAGTACCCCGTCACCCGCTACGATTACCAGGACAATATCTTCCAAACGGCGATGGGGACCGACAACTACCTGTCGGTTTCAGGAGGTACGGAAACGACCAAGTACTATGGTTCCATTTCGTACTCTAAAAACGAAGGCATTATCCGGAATACCGATTTCCAGAGGTATGGCGCCAAACTGAGGGTAGACCAGAACCTGGCTTCCTGGGCGAAGATGTCGGTAGGCCTGAATTACACCAACAGTTCGTCCCGGGATTTGCCCAACGGCAACAACTTCTTCAGCCCGATCAGCACCATGATCATCATCGACAACGTCTGGGATGTAACGGAGCGGGACGAAGTCGGCAACCTGCTGCACGTTGAGCCGGTCCGGATGAACCCCCTTTCGGTAATCGAAGAATTCGACATCACTCAAAATACGAACCGCTTTATCGGCGACCTGCAGTTTAGCCTGTTCCCGGTGAAAGGCCTGACCCTGAAGTACGTGCTCGGCCTGGACGTCTACAACCTGCGTGGCAACACCTATCAGCCGCGGGTGCCTTATACGGGGGTTAGCGCCGCTTTCTTCCCGGATGGTTACGTGTCGATCGCCAATTCCAATATCTTTAAGATCAACAATGATTTTACTGCCAACTACACCGCCAATTTAAACGACAATATTGAATCGACCACGACTGCCGGGGTTTCGATCTGGTACGACCGCTCCGACTTTTCCTCGGCGGAAGGGCGAGACCTGGCGCCCTTTGTAACCACCCTGTCCGCCGCCACCAACCTGTTCACCAATCCGAGGGAATCCATTTCGGAGGCGACCATCAATGGCTACTTCCTGCAGCAGTCTTTCGGCTTCAATGATTTTCTCTACCTGACTTTCGCCGGGCGGATCGACGGCTCTTCCCGTTTCGGGGAAAACGAACGCAACCAGTTCTACCCAAAGGCCAGCGCCAGCGTCGTGCTTTCCGAGCTGGATTTCTGGAAAAACGCCTCCATTTCCAACAACTGGAATGCCTTCAAGCTCCGCTTTTCCTACGGGCAGGCAGGCAACCTGACCGGCATCGGCGCCTTTTCCCGTTTTACCAACTATTCTACCCTGGGTTATCTGGGGCGCAGCGCTATTGTGCCGAATGCAGCCCTGGGCAACCCGGGCATCCGGCCGGAACAACAGACTGAAATCGAATTCGGAGCCGACCTGGGTTTTCTCAAGAACCGCCTGGGATTGTCCGTCACTTATTATAAGCAGGACATTACCGACCTGCTGCTCAACCGCAACCTGGCGCCTTCCAGCGGCGGAGCCAGCATTATTGAGAATATCGGGGAGATGACCAACCGGGGGCTGGAACTTATGCTGAACGCCAATCCGGTACATACCAAAGACTTCGACTGGAACGTATCGGTGGCCTACAATACCTTCAAAAACGAAGTGAACGGCATCGGCGGCGGCAGAGCGGGCATCCTGCTGCGCGGCGGCGGCGGCACGCAGAGCGCCATCGATGGCGAACCCCTCGGTGTATTCTTTGGCGTACAGTACGCCCGCAACCCGGACGGCACTTTACTGCTCAGGCCGGTCGAAACGGCGAACGGAGTCACCATGTTGCCACAAGTAGCCAGAGGCGATGATGTGACCGGTGAACTGCAGTTCGACGCCGACGGGCAGCCTTCCGGCACGCCGGTGCGGACTATACTGGGAGACCCCAACCCCGACTGGACGGGCTCCGTGCTGAATGAATTCCGCTACAAGCGCTTTGGCATGAGGGTATTGTTCGACGCCATCTGGGGCTTCGATGTATGGAACTGGAACAAGATCACCAGCAATAACGTGGGCGCCGGCCCGATGGCCGACCAGGAACTGAGAGGGGAATTGCCCAGAGGCTGGGTAGCAGCCGTTGGCGGTTTTATCGGCCCGCGTATCCAGGAAGAGCACGTAGAAGATGGCTCTTTCGTTAAGCTCCGGGAAATCGGTTTTTCTTATAATGTCGGTAAAGTGGGCAATATTTTCAGCGGCCTGACCATCCAGCTCCTGGGCCGCAACCTCGTCTCCTTCGACGACTACACCGGCTACGACCCGGAGACCAACTCGGCCGGCCAGAGCTCTGTCGTAAGGGGCGATGATTTTGGCAATGTGCCCATTCCGAGGACCATCCAGTTTGGAGTGAATGCTTCGTTCTAA
- a CDS encoding VTT domain-containing protein, translated as MAELLEWMTHADQMLGGLISRYGGLVYLFLFLIIFIETGLVVIAFFPGDGLLFSAGLFAASGTLNLAVLLPLLSIATIAGNTSNFFIGKHLGHRFFQKKDTIWARQLEKAHHYHQRYGPWAVALSRFFPFMRTLVPFAAGLTGMPFRLFTPYNVLGGLAWIFVYVLAGFFFGEIPWVQRHYGLIFSGLLLALLLALLYGMGKALWDRRGRE; from the coding sequence ATGGCGGAACTTTTAGAATGGATGACGCATGCAGACCAGATGCTGGGAGGGCTCATCTCCCGCTACGGAGGGTTGGTTTACCTCTTCTTGTTCCTCATTATTTTCATCGAGACGGGCCTGGTGGTCATCGCTTTTTTCCCGGGAGACGGGCTGCTCTTTTCCGCGGGTCTTTTTGCCGCCAGCGGCACGCTGAATCTCGCCGTTCTGCTGCCTTTGTTATCCATTGCCACCATAGCCGGCAACACGTCCAACTTTTTTATTGGAAAACACCTGGGGCACCGCTTTTTCCAGAAAAAAGATACCATTTGGGCCCGTCAACTGGAGAAGGCCCACCATTACCACCAGCGCTACGGCCCCTGGGCGGTGGCCCTGAGCCGTTTTTTCCCTTTCATGCGCACCCTGGTGCCCTTTGCCGCCGGGCTCACCGGCATGCCCTTCCGGCTTTTTACGCCCTACAACGTGCTGGGCGGCCTGGCCTGGATTTTCGTTTACGTGCTTGCCGGATTTTTCTTTGGGGAGATTCCCTGGGTGCAGCGCCATTACGGACTGATTTTTTCGGGGCTCCTGCTGGCGCTGCTGTTGGCCCTGTTGTACGGCATGGGCAAAGCGCTTTGGGACAGGCGCGGGAGGGAGTGA